A region of the Acidobacteriota bacterium genome:
CTCGTCAAGATGATCGACGGACACGCGCCCGAGCTGCTGGCCGGGCTCCTCGGTGCGGGGGTGTTTGCGGCGATCATGTCGTCGTTGGACTCCCAGGTCCTGTCCCTGGGCACGATGTTCACGCACGACATCGTTCGCTTCTACGGGTTCGGCGAGCGGATGGACGAGCGCAAGCAGGTCCTGTTCGGTCGTCTGTTCGTCAGCGGGCTGCTCGTCGTGGCCTTCGTACTCTCGCAGATCGTCAGCCCCAGCATCTTCAAGCTTGGTGTCTGGTGCTTTACGGGGTTTGCCGGCCTATTCCCGCTTGTCGTCGCCGCAGTCTACTGGCGTCGCTGTACCCGTCAGGGTGCGCTTGCTGCGGTCGTGGTCGTGGCGGCCCTGTGGTCGTTCTTCTTCTACCGTGGTCTGAACGTACCCGGATACACGGTGGGCAATAGTGGTGTCATGCCGGTGGCGGTCATCGTCGTGGCCTGCGCTCTGACGCTCGTCGTGGTTTCGACGATGACGAAGGCACCCGCGGACGACCGCCTCGAGTTGTTCTTTCCGAAACGAGTGGGACCTTGAAGATCGCCTACGTCACCGCCGGTGCCGCCGGCATGTACTGCGGGAGTTGTCTGCATGACAACACCCTGGCAAAGGCCCTGATCGATGCGGGGCAGGATGTCGCGCTCATTCCGACCTATACGCCGATTCGTACCGACGAGGTGGACGTCAGCATCGATCGTGTGTTCTACGGCGCGGTCAACGTCTTCCTGGAGCAGAAGTCGTCGATCTTCCGTCACACACCACGCTTCGTCGACTCGCTTCTGGACGCGAAACCGCTCCTCAACTGGGTTTCCGGTCGGGGGAGTAGCGTCGACGCCAAGGACCTCGGCGACCTCACCCTTTCCGTCTTGCTCGGCGAAGATGGGCGGCAGAGTAAGGAGCTGGCGAAGCTGGTGCAGTTCCTGAAAGAGGACTACCGACCCGATCTGGTCCATCTGACCAACTCGATGTTTCTCGGCTTCGCACGAGAGATCAAGCGGGAGGTCGGTTGTCCGGTCCTCTGTTCCGTTCAGGGCGAGGAGATCTTCCTGGACGAACTTCCCGACCCCCAGCGGTCCGATGTGCGTGCGGCGCTCAGAGAGCGGGCGCAGGATGTGGACGGCTTCGTGGCGACCAGCGACTACTACGTTGATTTCATGAGCGACTACCTGGGTGTGGACCGGAGCATCGTTCATCAGGTCGACCTCGGCATCAATCTCGACGGGTTCGACGCCGTGGATCGGCAGTCGGCAGGCGACCCGTTCGTCATGGGCTTCCTGGCAAGGATCTGCCCGGAAAAGGGCCCCCACCTGGCGATCGAGGCTTTTCGTAGGCTCTGCGACCGCGCGGGTCGATCCAATATCCGCATGAGAATGGCGGGGTATTGTGGCCCACGAGACCACGCCTATCGCGACGCACTTCTCGCCAGTGTCGCCCAGTGGGGGCTGACGGATTCGTTCGAGTATCTGGGCGAGGTCGATCGACCGGGCAAGATCGCTTTCTTGCAGGGGCTCGATGTCATGACCCTACCGACGACGTTTCGTGAGCCCAAGGGGCTGTCGGTGATCGAAGCGCTTGCCGTCGGGACTCCGGTGGTCGTCCCGGAACACGGCACGTTTCCGGAATTGGTACAAGAGACCGATGGTGGGCTGCTCTTCAAGCCCGGAGACACCGAAGGCCTGACGCAGGCGCTGGATACCCTTCGAACCCACCCCGATCATCGTCGCCGATTAGGCGAACATGGACGGCAAGTAGTCCACGCCCGGCGGGACGCATCCACCATGGCGGATAATACGATGAAGGTCTACCGCCGATTCCTCGCAGGCGGTCGCCCGAAGGAGAGTTCTCAGAATGGCTGAATTCGTGATGCAGCGACGGGTCGAGTTCGTCGATACCGACATGGGCGGGATCGTCCACTTTTCACGCTATCCGATCTTCATGGAGACGGCCGAGCATTGCTTCCTGGAATCGTTGGGATGGTCGGTGAACTGTGTGATCGACGGATGCCACATCGGCTGGCCCCGGGTCTCCTTTCAATGCGACTACCTGCGACCGCTGAGATTCGGTCAGACGTTCGAAGTCGTCGTCACCGTTCTTCGCCGTGGATCGAAGTCCGTGACTTACGGGTTCGTCCTTCGAGAAGGCGGGGAGGACCTGGCCAAAGGGTCGATGACCTCGGTCTGCTGTCATTTACTACCGGA
Encoded here:
- a CDS encoding glycosyltransferase family 4 protein; amino-acid sequence: MKIAYVTAGAAGMYCGSCLHDNTLAKALIDAGQDVALIPTYTPIRTDEVDVSIDRVFYGAVNVFLEQKSSIFRHTPRFVDSLLDAKPLLNWVSGRGSSVDAKDLGDLTLSVLLGEDGRQSKELAKLVQFLKEDYRPDLVHLTNSMFLGFAREIKREVGCPVLCSVQGEEIFLDELPDPQRSDVRAALRERAQDVDGFVATSDYYVDFMSDYLGVDRSIVHQVDLGINLDGFDAVDRQSAGDPFVMGFLARICPEKGPHLAIEAFRRLCDRAGRSNIRMRMAGYCGPRDHAYRDALLASVAQWGLTDSFEYLGEVDRPGKIAFLQGLDVMTLPTTFREPKGLSVIEALAVGTPVVVPEHGTFPELVQETDGGLLFKPGDTEGLTQALDTLRTHPDHRRRLGEHGRQVVHARRDASTMADNTMKVYRRFLAGGRPKESSQNG
- a CDS encoding acyl-CoA thioesterase, whose product is MAEFVMQRRVEFVDTDMGGIVHFSRYPIFMETAEHCFLESLGWSVNCVIDGCHIGWPRVSFQCDYLRPLRFGQTFEVVVTVLRRGSKSVTYGFVLREGGEDLAKGSMTSVCCHLLPDQSVRSLEIPEKLAAQLDTFVVEGGGS